From the genome of Thermoanaerobaculia bacterium, one region includes:
- the mnmE gene encoding tRNA uridine-5-carboxymethylaminomethyl(34) synthesis GTPase MnmE, with amino-acid sequence MKPKGADQLDTIVALSTPMARSAIAVARISGREALAIARRVAPGLPEAPAPRTAGLVELRDAAGEPFDRGLVTYFPTPASYTGEDVVEISFHGNPVLSRTLLASAQAAGARPAEPGEFSRRAFLNGKLSLLEAESVAELVDAATETAARGALARLAGRGEREIAPVRDALLTAHALWTAAIDFPEQAGEEDPEEIGRQLDSAAGTLARLAAGSEIASRIASGLRVAILGAPNAGKSTVFNRLVGYDRAIVAAEAGTTRDTLEADVEIGGLPVRLVDTAGMRETGSAVEAEGVARAREESRSADLALWVHDAVEPWDDAARRAWNALESSCKLLVFNKIDLAAPPGETGSLGLSAISEDAAGRLSVEIGRRLAVEFPAEAAGESVSRRQRDLIVRARDAARRAKEALGGREPAEIAILSVEEALAALSDLVGESTTEDVLDRIFARFCIGK; translated from the coding sequence TTGAAGCCAAAAGGCGCCGACCAGCTCGACACGATCGTCGCTCTCTCCACGCCGATGGCGCGCAGCGCGATCGCGGTCGCGAGGATCTCGGGAAGGGAGGCGCTCGCGATCGCGCGGCGGGTCGCGCCGGGGCTTCCCGAAGCGCCCGCGCCGCGGACGGCGGGGCTCGTCGAGCTGCGCGACGCGGCGGGCGAGCCTTTCGACCGGGGCCTCGTGACGTACTTTCCGACGCCCGCGTCGTACACGGGGGAGGACGTCGTCGAGATCTCGTTCCATGGCAATCCCGTCCTCTCGCGGACGCTGCTCGCTTCGGCGCAGGCGGCCGGCGCGCGCCCGGCCGAGCCGGGGGAGTTCTCGCGTCGCGCGTTCTTGAACGGAAAGCTGTCGCTCCTCGAGGCGGAGTCGGTCGCCGAGCTGGTCGACGCGGCGACGGAGACCGCGGCGCGCGGCGCGCTCGCGCGCCTGGCGGGAAGAGGGGAGCGCGAGATCGCGCCCGTGCGCGACGCGTTGCTCACCGCGCACGCGCTCTGGACCGCGGCGATCGACTTTCCGGAGCAGGCGGGGGAGGAAGATCCCGAGGAGATCGGCCGGCAACTCGACTCGGCCGCCGGGACGCTCGCGCGCCTCGCCGCCGGATCGGAGATCGCCTCTCGCATCGCGTCGGGGCTCCGCGTCGCGATCCTCGGCGCTCCGAACGCCGGGAAATCGACCGTCTTCAACCGCCTCGTCGGGTACGACCGCGCGATCGTCGCCGCGGAGGCCGGTACGACGCGCGACACCCTCGAAGCCGACGTCGAGATCGGCGGGCTGCCCGTGCGTCTCGTCGACACCGCGGGAATGCGCGAGACGGGGAGCGCGGTCGAGGCGGAGGGGGTCGCTCGCGCGAGGGAGGAATCGCGAAGCGCGGATCTCGCGCTCTGGGTGCACGACGCGGTCGAGCCGTGGGACGATGCGGCGCGGCGTGCCTGGAACGCCCTGGAATCGAGCTGCAAGCTCCTCGTTTTCAATAAGATCGATCTCGCTGCGCCGCCTGGTGAGACGGGCTCGCTCGGCCTTTCGGCGATCTCGGAAGACGCTGCCGGGCGGTTGTCGGTCGAGATCGGCCGGCGGCTCGCCGTCGAATTTCCCGCGGAGGCGGCAGGGGAGTCGGTCTCGCGCCGGCAGCGCGACCTCATCGTCCGCGCGCGGGACGCGGCACGGCGGGCGAAGGAAGCACTGGGAGGGCGGGAGCCGGCGGAGATCGCGATTCTCTCCGTCGAGGAAGCGCTCGCGGCGCTCTCCGACCTCGTCGGAGAGTCGACGACGGAGGACGTGCTCGACCGGATCTTCGCGAGGTTCTGCATCGGGAAGTAA
- a CDS encoding R3H domain-containing nucleic acid-binding protein, whose protein sequence is MRYEGKTLEEALELAAGAVGRPADDLQYRIVEDKKSFWGARRVVVELITDGTMKFAPAAAERPAAERGAEEPPADEETIAEVSNVLRELLVAAELRVDVRHRSDLSFDLSGDDLPHLLARQGEGLEGLQTLAGRIAGKKLGRPVFPQLDADGFRERRQELLQESARRQAERVKLSGRKVLLDPMSPSDRRLVHLSLSEDAQVETKSEGEGFFKRVAILPKR, encoded by the coding sequence ATGCGATACGAAGGAAAGACCCTGGAAGAGGCGCTGGAGCTCGCGGCCGGAGCCGTGGGGCGGCCCGCGGACGATCTCCAGTACCGGATCGTCGAGGACAAGAAATCGTTCTGGGGCGCTCGCCGGGTCGTCGTGGAGCTGATCACGGACGGCACGATGAAATTCGCGCCGGCCGCCGCGGAGCGTCCCGCCGCCGAGCGCGGCGCGGAGGAGCCTCCGGCGGACGAGGAAACGATCGCCGAAGTTTCGAACGTCCTGCGCGAGCTCCTCGTCGCCGCCGAGCTCCGCGTGGATGTCCGTCACCGCTCCGACCTCTCGTTCGACCTCTCGGGCGACGACCTGCCGCACCTGCTGGCCAGGCAGGGAGAGGGACTCGAGGGGCTGCAGACGCTCGCCGGACGCATCGCGGGCAAGAAGCTCGGCCGGCCGGTCTTCCCGCAGCTCGACGCGGACGGCTTCCGCGAGCGGCGCCAGGAGCTCCTCCAGGAATCCGCGCGCCGGCAGGCCGAGCGCGTGAAGCTCTCCGGCCGCAAGGTGCTGCTCGACCCGATGTCCCCTTCGGATCGCCGCCTCGTCCACCTGTCGCTGTCCGAAGACGCGCAGGTCGAGACCAAGAGCGAAGGGGAGGGGTTCTTCAAAAGAGTGGCCATTTTGCCGAAGCGATAG